Genomic window (Acidobacteriota bacterium):
AAGAAATTTGAAACTTGCGAAAAACACGCGCCGTATCATTTATTTACGAGGGCAACGCTCGGAAGATCAAAGGCGGTAACGTGGACGCGTTGCACTGGGCAAGATGCTCATCCTTATTACAATTCTGATTATCGCGGCAACTGCCGTGTTCCTCGCGACGCGAAAGCGAAAGCTGACCGGATCCGAATCCACCAACAATCTCGAAGCCGCAAATTATCGACCGTTGTTTCAGCCGACGGACGAAGAACTTCGGGCGTTCGAAAACGACGAAACACGTCGTGCGAACGATGCAAGCGCGGCAGTCGAAAAGCAGGAGTTCGAGGCCCGGCTCGCAGCCAGCGAAGCGGTCTGGCGCGACGAACCAACGGCCGGCAACACGGCCGAATTCCTGCGCCTCGCGACGACCGGCGAAAGTTCTGACATCTTCATCGCAGCAACTAAAAAGATCATTCAGTTTTGGCAAGAGAACCGGACAGTGATAACTGCCCGGGATCTGGCTGATTTGTTGGACAGCCATTTCAGATTGCTTCCCCAACAGGAAAGAACTTCCGGAGAGATCTTTGATCTGCGCACGCAGATCGACGAGCTTCGACGCGAAGTCAGAGGAAATTGATCAAGGAGCGTGTGCGTCGGAAGAAACGCACGATCGAACCTTAACTTTCTTGAGGATAATATGGAACAGAATCTAGTCCCGTTGTTCATACTGCTCGGAATTGCAGTCATCGGAATCGGTGTCGCTTGGTACGTCCTCACCAGATTTCTCGTAAACATCGGCGCGACCGAGGTCGGCATCAAGGAACGGCGTTATCTCGGCACGAAAATGGCGCAGGGCCGCGTCGTCGCAACCGACGGCGAGATCGGAATTCAGGCCGAGGTCCTCAAACCGGGATTGCATTTCGTCCTTTACCCGATCGTCCGCGTCGTCCAAAAGGTGCCGCTCGTCGAGATCGGCGCCGACGAACTCGGCATCGTCGAAGCGATCGACGGTGAACCGATGCAGACCGGCAGCATCTTCGCGCCCGACCGAGCTCAGAATGCCCACAACAATTTTCAGGATCCCATCGCCTACATCAAGCAGGGCGGCGTCAAGGGCATTCAACTAAGGACGCTTCCGCCGGGAAAATGGGCGATCCATCCGTACCTTTTCCGAGTTTCGATCGCCAAGGCGACGGTCGTGCCGCCGGGGAAGGTCGGCATCGTCACCTCGGCCGACGGCGCGCCGCTTGATCCGGGCCGTCTTCACGGTCGGGCGATCGCCGAGCACAAGAGTTTTCAGGACGCCGAATCGTTCATCTACAACGGCGGCCAGAAAGGTCCGCAAGTGGAAATCGTAACGCCCGGAACTTACCGCATTCACACCGAATCGAGCTCGCTGAACGATGCGAACGAACGCAAGCCGGGACTTTTCACGGTCAGGATGTTCGACGCGACGGTCATCTCCGAAAATCAGATCGGACTGGTCGAAGCGCTCGACGGGGCGCCGCTCAATCCTCGCGATTACGTCGCGCAGGCGGTCGAGGGCCACGACAATTTTCAAAATTCGAATGGCTTCATCACAAACGGCGGCCAGCGCGGGCCGCAGAAGGACATCCTCCTGCCCGGCACGTACTACATAAATCCGCTCGTCTTCAAGGTCATTCCCGAAAGGGCCGGCGAGGTCAAGCCGGGCGAAGTTGCGGTCATCGTTTCGAACGTCGGCAAGGATCCGACGGATGACATCCGACAGGCGATGGCGGCGAAAATCCGCGAAAAATTGATGCGCGAGGAAGAAGAGCAGATCCATCGCGCGGCGAAACAGCTCGACAAGGTCGACGGTGACGAAACATCGATCGAACAGATCAAGGCCGACCTTCAGGCCGACGGCGATCCGGCCGACAGGCGGCTCGACCAGGGCGCGCATGAAGCCTACGTCGTTCCGGCCGGCTTCCGCGGCATTCAGGAAACGGTCGTCGGGCCCGGAAAATACTACGTCAACACACTCGCGGTCTCGCCGATCATCATTCCGACCACGAATATGACGGTTGAATGGACGGCCGAGAATATGTCGAAATCGTTTGATCCGTTCGCGGTCATTTCCAAGGACGGATTCACGATGCAGCTCGAGGTTCGCGTCGTGTTTCGCGTCAAACCGGAAGACGCGCCGTTTATGGTCGCGAAGATCGGGAGCACTGAAAAACTGATCCAAAACGTGATGCATCCGCTGATCGACTCGATCTTTCGCAATCAGGCGTCGGAATCGTCGGCGATGGCGTATCTGCAGAATCGACACGAAGAGCAGGAGCGCGCCGAAGCCCGCGTCAGGATGCATTTGCTTAAGTACCACGTCGATGTCGTCAACGTTTTGATCTGTCACATACACCTGCCCGAAGAACTGATGGCGACGCAGACGGAGAAGATTCTTGCGGAGCAGAAACAGAATATGTTCAACGCCCAGCGCGAGGCCGAGGTCAAGCGAATCGAGCTCGAAAGGACGAAGGCGCAGGCCGACAGCCAGAAGAACCTGATGGAAGCGACGGTCGGCGTCGATATTTCCGCGAAACGGTCCGAACAGCGCAAGAAAGAAGCTGAGGGCGAGGCCTATTACATCAGCGAAACCGGTAAGGCGGAAGCCGAAAAGATGCGGCTGATCGGCGAAGCCCAGGGCGTCGCGTACAAAGAGCAGGTCAACGCGCTCGGCGCGAACGGCGTCGCGCTCGTCGAAACCCTCAAGGTCATCGGCGAAAAAGGCGTCCGCATCACGCCCGACATTATGGCCTCGGGCGGCGGCGCAAACGGCGACGGCGGCGGGATCGGGACGTTGCTGCTGCTGAATTTGTTCCGCGATCAGATGAAGCGAAACGAGGAAGGCGAAAAGTAAGTTGGTGATTCTGGATTCGGGGTTTGTGAGTTCGCAAACCCCGAACTCAAAATTAAAAGCCCTAGTCAAGTTTCGCTCCACGGCATCCAACCTGTCATGTTAGAATCGTCTTTGCTGGAGATTGATCGAATGAACTTGAAACGCCGCAAAAACAATCCGTCGCCGAATTCAGAGGAAATCGAACGACTAATCAATGAACAGGAATCGAAGCCTTTTGATGCGACGACTCTTTCCGGGTCGTCGGTAACACAGAAGGAACTTGATGATTTTCTCAATTGGCGGCGCGAAACAAAGCGATCGGAAAGGGAGGCCCAGAAGAATTGGCGGTAGTTGTTGATACGGACGTTACCTCATACTTTTTCAAGAGAGACTCGCGATCTGAACTTTACAGACCTTACGTTCACCAGGAATTCCTGTTTCTATCGTTTATGTCATTCGCGGAATTGATGTATTGGGCCGAATCGGCAAACTGGGGGCCGAAACGCCGGAATGAGCTCTCGGAATATCTGCGCCGATTCTCAATCGTTCACTCGAACCAGAAAATTTGTGAAATTTGGTCCTCAGTTGTCGCCGAGGGCCGCCAAAACGGTCGCATCATCGCTGGTTCCGATGCTTGGGTTGCGTCGGCGGCGATGTTTCTGCGAATCCCGTTGGTGACCCACAACGCTTCGGACTTTGAAGGTGTTTCAGGATTGGATATCATTTCCGTGAGCAAGTTATGAAAGGACACGAAATCAGACAGAAGTTTCTCGAGTATTTCGAGCGCAACGGACACAAGATCGTCCATTCGTCGCCGCTTTTGCCGGCGAACGATCCGACGCTTTTGTTTACGAACGCGGGAATGAATCAGTTCAAGGACGTCTTCACCGGCGTCGAAAAACGCGATTACACGCGGGCCGTCTCGTCGCAGAAATGCATCCGCGCCGGCGGCAAGCACAACGACCTCGACGAAGTCGGCAAAACCGCGCGGCATCATACGTTTTTCGAAATGCTTGGCAATTTCTCGTTCGGTGACTATTTCAAGGAAGACGCGATTCGGTTTGCCTGGGATTTCCTTGTCAACGAACTGAAGCTCGATCCGAGGCGTTTGTGGTTTTCAGTCTTCGAAGGTGACGCTGAAGTTCCGGCCGACGACGAAGCGCGCGCGCTTTGGATAAAGGCCGGCGCGCCAGCGGATCGGGTTCTCGGCTTCGGCCGCAAGGACAACTTCTGGCAAATGGGCGAAACCGGACCGTGCGGGCCGTGTTCCGAGATCCATTATTATATGGGCGACTCGCCCGACGATCCGGAAAAGAATCATCCGAAGTTCGTCAACGGTCACGGCGACACGACAATGGAGATCTGGAATCTCGTCTTTATGCAGTTTGAGCGCAGCGAGGTTTCGAAGGGCGTTTTCGAACTCAAGCCGCTTCCCGCGCCCTCTGTCGATACCGGCGCCGGTTTGGAACGCGTCGCGGCCGTTCTTCAGGGTGTTTCAACGAATTACGAGACGGATCTGATCAAGCCGATCATCGATTTTGCTGCGAACCTCGCGGGCGTTCCGTACGCGTACGAGTCGGCGGCAGGATTCGCGCTCCGCGTCATCGCCGACCACGCGCGTACGACCGCGTTCGCGATCGCCGACGGCATTCTGCCCGGCAACGAAGGCCGCAATTACGTTTTGCGCAAGATCATGCGCCGCGCGATCTATTACGGCCGCGAGCATCTCGGGTTCGAAGGAATGTTCTTCAACAAGGTCTGCGATTTCGTCGTCGATCAGATGAAGGAAGCGTATCCGGAACTCGAGGTCCAGCGCGGTTTTATCGGCAAAATGGTGCGGCTCGAGGAAGAGCGCTTCGGCGCGACGCTGACCGTCGGGCTCAAGAAACTCGCAGAGGTTTTTGACAACAACGAATCGCCGGATTTCATCGAATTCGCCAAACTTTACGACACATTTGGGACGCCGCGCGATCTGATCCGCGTCTCGCTCGAACATCGCGGAATCAAGTTCGAAGAAAGCGAGTTTGACGACAGATTCAACTCGGCAATCGATGAACTCCAAAAAACATCGGACATCGGCAAAACGAAACAGGCCGAAAAGATCAATCCGATCTACGCGGCGCTCGCCGATGCGGGCTTGAGATCAACGTTCCGCGGATACGAAACTACCGAGATCGAAGCCGCTAAAGTCATCGCGATCGTCAGGAACGATATCCGCGTCGATTCCCTCGATGAAGGCGAAGAAGGCCTGATCATCCTCGACGAAACGCCGTTTTACGCCGAATCCGGCGGTCAGGTCGGAGACTCCGGTGTTATCAGTGAGCCGTTAGCGGTGAGCAGTCAGAATGCGTCTGCTCACCGCTCACCGCTCACCGCTCACGTGTTCGACACCTTCGCTCCCGTCGCGGGGATCGTACTTCATAAGTCCAAAGTCGAGCGCGGTTCGATCAAGGTCGGCGAAACGGTGACGGCGACGGTCGATGCCGCGAAACGCGACGCGACGCGGCGCAATCACACGGCGACACATCTCGTTCACGCGGCACTCAGAGAAGTTCTCGGGACGCACGTCAAACAGGCCGGATCGGTCGTCGGGCCGCAGTTTCTGCGTTTCGACTTCACGCATTATCAGGCGATCACCGACCTGGAAATGCAGGAGATCGAGAACCTCGTTAACCGACATATATTGAAGAACGAACCCGTCAATACCGATGTGATGTCGATCGAGGACGCGATGCGCACCGGCGCGGTCGCGCTCTTCGGCGAAAAATACGGTTCGGCGGTGCGCGTGCTTTCGGTCGGCGGCGGTGAATTCTCGCGCGAGCTTTGCGGCGGAACCCACGTCCGCGCGACCGGCGACATCGGATCGTTCAAGATCGTCTCCGACGAAGCGATCGCCTCGGGCGTGCGGCGGATCCGTGCGATCACGGGCACCGACGCGTTCGCGCGTTTCCGCGAAGACGAACGATTGATCGACCGATCGCTTCAGGCGCTCAAGACGCAGCGCGATAACCTGCCGAGCGCGATCGAAAAACTTCAGGATGAACTCAAGAAGGCGCGCCGTGAAAACGACGAACTCAAAATGAAGATCGCGACCGGCGCGGCCGGCGGCGGCCCGACCGGCGATGAGCCGCGCGAGGTCAATGGGGTGAAAGTGATCGCAAAGGTCGTCGAAGGGCTCGACAAGGGCGGGATGCGGCATCTTTCGGACACCCTGATGGCTAAGTTGAAATCGGGCGTCGTGTTGCTCGGACGCGCCGAAGACGACAAGGTCTCGTTCATCGTCCGCGTTTCGGACGATCTGACGGCCCGCGTCAAAGCCGGGGCGATCGTCCAGCAGATCGCGCCGATCGTCGGCGGGCGCGGCGGCGGAAAACCCGATATGGCCGAAGGCGGCGGAACCGACGCGAGCAAACTCGCCGAAGCGCTCGAAGCAAGCCACAAGGTCATCGCGGCGATGTTAGTGCACAGTGCATAGTGCTTAGTGCAGAGTGCATAGTGCAAACTGGTTCTGCACTATGCACTCTGCACTATGCGCTCTGCACTCTCCCTACATCCGTTTTCGCGCTTGGACAATAAACGATCTGAACATTTCGGCTTCGTTCGCGTCGGGAAAGATCTCAAGGAATTCCTCGTAGACCTTGATCGCCTCGGCCCATTTTCCGGCGCGTTCGTAACAGTCGCCGAGCATTTGATAGATCGTGATCGCATCGGGCGCTCCGGAAAGCTGTTGGACGGCTTTGCGCAGTTCTCCGGCCGCAAGCAGGTAACTGGCCGCCTCCGCGTCCGGATCGCCCTCGGCGGCGAATCCCTCGGCTTGTTCTTTGTAAAGCAAACCAAGTCCCGTATGTGCTTCGGGCTGAATTCCCTTTCCTTCTGCAATCGACCGCTTGAATGCCGCGATCGCTTTTTCGGTTTGACCGTCGTCCTTGTAGATCCTGCCTTCGACGGCCGATGCGAGCGCAAAGCCCGGCCGCAGACGGCGGGCAGATCGAATCGAATTCAACGCTTCTTCGGTGTCGCTGAGATTCGCCTGTTGTCGGGCAAGACCGATGAAAGCGTCGGGAAAATTCGGACGAAGCTTGATCGCCTTTTGATATAGTTCGACCGCCTTTTCTTTGTCCGTTTCGAGTTCGGCGTTTTGGAACGCAAGTTCGGCCTCATCGGTCGTTTTCACGAGCGCGACCTTTATCTCGCCTTTTTGCGCCGGCAGGAGGTTCTGCGTCACTTCCTTGAATCCGACGGCGCGAACGCGAAGTTTGTGCCTTCCGACCGCGAACGTCCGAAACGTGATCTTCCCGTTCGTGCCCGTCTTGCCGTAGGCGACATCATCGATCCAAACATACGCGTCCGGTTCAGAAACAACCGTCAGAACACGCGTTGACTGCCCCAAAGCAGCGATCGGGAGCATCAGAAGCAGAATCATCAAAACTCGGAATCTCATCATCGTTTTTCGATTATAGAGCGACTCTTTCGGTTGCCCCAACGTTTTTCGATTCGTTTTGCCGATTTTTCCTTTTCGAAGGCGGAGCCGAAACCGAAAATCGATGCGAAAACCGAAACAATGCTTGATTTTTTCGTTTCAGAAACTATAATCAATCATTCGTGGCTGGGTAGCTCAGCTGGTTAGAGCGCGGGATTCATAACCCCGAGGTCGGGAGTTCAAGTCTCCCCCCCGCCACCATTGAATTTGGACACTTCGCGTAACTTCGCAAGTGTCCTTTTTAAGTCTCGTGTGTCTCGTCACACCAGATTCCAACGACGACATCACAGCTCGATGGCGAAGTACGGCGGAATGGAGGCATTGGATTTTTGGCCGATTGCGCGGGTTTCGCGAGGCCGACATTGAGGGCCTTTTTGATAATTCCAGCGGCGACCAATTCCTCGGCCCCTTCTTTCCCTACCGCGAGATCTTCGGACGAACCGATACTCCGAACTCAGCGTTTCTTGAGATCCTTTTCTGTCTCTTTTGATCGAAACAAATCCGCTCCATCCCGCCAATCTGTGTTCTGGAGAAAACGAGATTTGCAGTCCTTGCTGCGGCTTGCCGCCCGCGTGGACAAGTGGCCCGTGCACATCCGGGCGGCAGAGCCGTATCGAGTGGCGTGAAATCGGGGAATGTGTGTCGGGATTTGCGATTGTCGATCCTTTGCGGGCGTTGCGAACTCTGCGCGGAATCTCAAGCAAAGTCCGCGGAGTTCGCAACGAATCGATAGCCGCTTGTTGACCGTTCTTTTTTCAAGGATGTTTCTTGATCGGAAGCATCTACTTGATCTCATCCCTCTTCATCCTTGGGTAAAAAAGCGATGGTTTTTCAACGCTCCTGATTGGGATTTAGGTGTCGTGCGGCCGCGGCTGCCCACCCGCTGACGCAGGCGGTACTGACTCGCTGATCGTCGGGTTGGCGCGCTGCCGCGGCCGCACGACGCGAATGGGTCGGGGCTTCTCCTTCGATTTCAGAGATGTCGGCTCGAAGTTGATAGAAAATCTCAAAGCGGGTAAATTACTCCAATGCGAAAACTTCTGCCTCTGCTCACATTCTCTCTGATCCTTCTGGCGTCCAGTGCAACGCTCGCCCAGTCGCCGGAAGAATTTGCGGAAATATGGGAAAAGAACCACGTTTCGACGATCTTGCCGTCAAATATGCGGCACAAGGACGTTTTGGATTATCTCGAGAAAATGAAAGCGCTCGGCATAAAGGTCGAGGAGATCGGCCGGAGTTTTGCGAACCGCGAGATCTATCAGATGGAATGGGGAAAGGGCCCGATGCGCATCCTGATGTGGTCGCAAATGCACGGCGATGAACCGACAGCGACCACCACGCTCTTCGATATGTTCGCCTATCTTCAGCAAAACGGAGATGCGAAATGGGTCCGGAAATTCTCCGAGACGTTCACGATCCGCGCCGTTCCGATGCTCAACCCCGACGGAGCGGAACTCTTTCAGCGCAACAACCTGCAGGGGATCGATATCAACCGCGACGCCACGAATCTCGCCACGCCTGAAGGCCGTTTGCTCAAGAAACTGCGTGATGAATGGGTGCCGAACATCGGATTCAATCTGCATAATCAGCACGCTTTGACGGCCGCCGGACCGTTTCCGAAACAGGCGGCGATCTCGCTCCTCGCCGTGCTCGGCAATAAGGAAGGCATCACCAATGCCGGTCACGAACGGAACAAACGTATAGCGTCGGCGGTTGTTCTGGCGCTGAACAAGTTCATCCGCGGACACATCGGTCGCTGGAACGAGGAGTATAACGGCCTCGCGTTCGGCGACAACTTTTCGGCTTGGGGAACGCCGGTGATCCTTGTCGAAACCGGCGCGCTCTACGGAAAGGACGAGATGTTCCTCGTCAAGATGAATTTCGTCGCGTTTCTGACCGCGCTCCAGTCAATCGCCGACCGAACCGAAGAGAACCTCAGCCCGATCAATTACGAAATGCTGCCGGTCAACACTCCCGGGCGGCTCGCTTGGTGGATCTTCCGCAACGCGTCGATTGTCAACCCGCCCGATTCGCTGAAGCCGTTCACCAGCGACATCGCCGTCAATCGTCCGCGCCGACGCGCCGAACAGCTCGCGTTAACCGTCGTTTCGAACATCGGCCGGCTGAGCAACATCACCGGGCTCGAAGAATATGACGCGTCAGAGTTTTATGTCGTCCCGCGCACCGGCAAGATCCGCATCGGCGGCCCGGGCGAACTGATGTTTTACAAGAGGTCGCGCCAGATCGACTGGAGATCGCCGAACCTCGAAACCGCGTTTCCGCCCGACGCGATCTTTACGCTGGGCGGCTGGCTGAAGGGCGAGAACGTTGTCCCGAAAAAGAAATGATGAAAATCGGAGTCCGTTCCGGACCGACTTTTGCATTTGGAACCCTAACGAACGATAATTTCACAACCAAGCGATTTTCGACCGATTTAGTGAATCCGGAGCGCTCCCGTTCCGACAATCCAAAATCCATAATCACAAATCCAAGATCGACCGATGTTGAGCCTGCTGAAAATCAAGAATGTCGCGCTGATCGACGAACTCGAACTGGAGTTCGCCGCGGGACTCAACCTGCTCACGGGCGAGACCGGTTCGGGAAAGTCGATCATCGTCGATAGTCTGAGCGCTTTGACCGGCGAGCGAATCTCGTCCGATCTGGTCAAGGAAGGCGAAACGAGCGCGCGGATAGAGGGACTGTTCAATGTCGCGGCGGACGAGCGTCTGGTGGTTGAATTTGAAGAAAGCGGAGTAGATTTCGAAACCGAACTGATCGTCCGCCGCGAACTGTCGCTGACCGGCAAAAACCGAATCTTCATCAACAATCAACTCGTCACGCAAAGCTTCCTGCGCAAGATCGGGGCGTTTCTTGTCGATATTCACGGGCAGGGCGAACAGGCGACGCTTTTCGATCCCGCAACACATCTTGAAATGCTCGATGAATTCGCCGGAGTCCGCGACCTCAAGACCGCGACCGCCGAGAGCTTTTTGCGCTTCCGCGCTGTGCGTCGCGAACTCGATAGTCTTCGGGACGACGAAGCCCACAAGCTTCAGCTCCTGGACATCCTTCGGTTTCAGGTCGATGAGATCGGATCGGCAAGGTTGACGGCCGGCGAAGACGTGACGCTCGACGAGGAAAAACGGCGTCTCAACAACGTCGAAAAGCTTTCGGGGCTCTCCGAAGAGGCGTATCTCCTGCTCTACGAAAATGAAGAAGCGACGCTGACGACGCTTGAGAAGGTCGCCCGCCGCGTCGATGAACTGGCGCGGTTCGATGCACGTTTCGCCGAGTATTCGGAAGGACTCGGAAACGCGCAGGCTGTTCTCGAAGATCTCGCGTTCACGGTTCGAGACTTTCGCGGCGCACTCGAATTTTCGCCCGAACGGCTCGCCGAGATCGACGACCGGCTCGCCGAGATCTCGCGTCTCAAACGCAAATACGGCGGCTCGGTCGAGACCGTCTTGGCGCACTTCGAGGAATCATCCGAGCGGCTTCGAAACATAGA
Coding sequences:
- a CDS encoding PIN domain-containing protein; translation: MAVVVDTDVTSYFFKRDSRSELYRPYVHQEFLFLSFMSFAELMYWAESANWGPKRRNELSEYLRRFSIVHSNQKICEIWSSVVAEGRQNGRIIAGSDAWVASAAMFLRIPLVTHNASDFEGVSGLDIISVSKL
- a CDS encoding tetratricopeptide repeat protein; protein product: MRFRVLMILLLMLPIAALGQSTRVLTVVSEPDAYVWIDDVAYGKTGTNGKITFRTFAVGRHKLRVRAVGFKEVTQNLLPAQKGEIKVALVKTTDEAELAFQNAELETDKEKAVELYQKAIKLRPNFPDAFIGLARQQANLSDTEEALNSIRSARRLRPGFALASAVEGRIYKDDGQTEKAIAAFKRSIAEGKGIQPEAHTGLGLLYKEQAEGFAAEGDPDAEAASYLLAAGELRKAVQQLSGAPDAITIYQMLGDCYERAGKWAEAIKVYEEFLEIFPDANEAEMFRSFIVQARKRM
- the recN gene encoding DNA repair protein RecN yields the protein MLSLLKIKNVALIDELELEFAAGLNLLTGETGSGKSIIVDSLSALTGERISSDLVKEGETSARIEGLFNVAADERLVVEFEESGVDFETELIVRRELSLTGKNRIFINNQLVTQSFLRKIGAFLVDIHGQGEQATLFDPATHLEMLDEFAGVRDLKTATAESFLRFRAVRRELDSLRDDEAHKLQLLDILRFQVDEIGSARLTAGEDVTLDEEKRRLNNVEKLSGLSEEAYLLLYENEEATLTTLEKVARRVDELARFDARFAEYSEGLGNAQAVLEDLAFTVRDFRGALEFSPERLAEIDDRLAEISRLKRKYGGSVETVLAHFEESSERLRNIETAELRESELKRELAAARDRYVETAGRLHDKRTKCAARMAKEIETNLKAVSLEKARFEVRVDADTDDDRSFGAKGFDRVEFFFSANPGESVKPIGKVASGGELSRLMLILNTTAKLSGESKTMVFDEIDSGIGGRVAEAVGLKLKELARTQQVLCVTHQPQVASLADHHFVVSKAINGKTTRVGVRELGPNEKIEELARMLAGETITETARQHAREMLAGR
- a CDS encoding peptidase M14: MRKLLPLLTFSLILLASSATLAQSPEEFAEIWEKNHVSTILPSNMRHKDVLDYLEKMKALGIKVEEIGRSFANREIYQMEWGKGPMRILMWSQMHGDEPTATTTLFDMFAYLQQNGDAKWVRKFSETFTIRAVPMLNPDGAELFQRNNLQGIDINRDATNLATPEGRLLKKLRDEWVPNIGFNLHNQHALTAAGPFPKQAAISLLAVLGNKEGITNAGHERNKRIASAVVLALNKFIRGHIGRWNEEYNGLAFGDNFSAWGTPVILVETGALYGKDEMFLVKMNFVAFLTALQSIADRTEENLSPINYEMLPVNTPGRLAWWIFRNASIVNPPDSLKPFTSDIAVNRPRRRAEQLALTVVSNIGRLSNITGLEEYDASEFYVVPRTGKIRIGGPGELMFYKRSRQIDWRSPNLETAFPPDAIFTLGGWLKGENVVPKKK
- the alaS gene encoding alanine--tRNA ligase; translated protein: MKGHEIRQKFLEYFERNGHKIVHSSPLLPANDPTLLFTNAGMNQFKDVFTGVEKRDYTRAVSSQKCIRAGGKHNDLDEVGKTARHHTFFEMLGNFSFGDYFKEDAIRFAWDFLVNELKLDPRRLWFSVFEGDAEVPADDEARALWIKAGAPADRVLGFGRKDNFWQMGETGPCGPCSEIHYYMGDSPDDPEKNHPKFVNGHGDTTMEIWNLVFMQFERSEVSKGVFELKPLPAPSVDTGAGLERVAAVLQGVSTNYETDLIKPIIDFAANLAGVPYAYESAAGFALRVIADHARTTAFAIADGILPGNEGRNYVLRKIMRRAIYYGREHLGFEGMFFNKVCDFVVDQMKEAYPELEVQRGFIGKMVRLEEERFGATLTVGLKKLAEVFDNNESPDFIEFAKLYDTFGTPRDLIRVSLEHRGIKFEESEFDDRFNSAIDELQKTSDIGKTKQAEKINPIYAALADAGLRSTFRGYETTEIEAAKVIAIVRNDIRVDSLDEGEEGLIILDETPFYAESGGQVGDSGVISEPLAVSSQNASAHRSPLTAHVFDTFAPVAGIVLHKSKVERGSIKVGETVTATVDAAKRDATRRNHTATHLVHAALREVLGTHVKQAGSVVGPQFLRFDFTHYQAITDLEMQEIENLVNRHILKNEPVNTDVMSIEDAMRTGAVALFGEKYGSAVRVLSVGGGEFSRELCGGTHVRATGDIGSFKIVSDEAIASGVRRIRAITGTDAFARFREDERLIDRSLQALKTQRDNLPSAIEKLQDELKKARRENDELKMKIATGAAGGGPTGDEPREVNGVKVIAKVVEGLDKGGMRHLSDTLMAKLKSGVVLLGRAEDDKVSFIVRVSDDLTARVKAGAIVQQIAPIVGGRGGGKPDMAEGGGTDASKLAEALEASHKVIAAMLVHSA